A window from Primulina huaijiensis isolate GDHJ02 chromosome 13, ASM1229523v2, whole genome shotgun sequence encodes these proteins:
- the LOC140991520 gene encoding mitochondrial import inner membrane translocase subunit TIM8, which yields MDSSALNSPELQRFLNQEKEKAMVSEMIGKLTSACWDKCITGTPGSKFSSSESTCLANCAQRYMDMSLIIMKRLQQ from the exons atggATTCTTCTGCTCTTAATTCCCCTGAATTGCAGAGGTTTCTGAAC caagaaaaagaaaaagccaTGGTCAGTGAAATGATTGGAAAGCTTACATCCGCTTGCTGGGATAAATGCATCACCGGAACTCCTGGAAGCAAGTTCAGTTCTAGTGAATCTACTTGTCTCGCAAATTGTGCCCAACGCTACATGGATATGAGTCTCATCATCATGAAACGTCTCCAGCAGTGA